The Methanoregula boonei 6A8 genome has a window encoding:
- a CDS encoding ABC transporter permease, whose protein sequence is MNDLLGIYALWYREYKVFLRERSRLVASVVNPVLWLLIIGGGFGSVVSFGNVSFLTFLFPGILVQLSLFSAIFFGVYIVWDKKIDFLKEVLVSPLSRTSIFIGKVLGGSTDTLIQLAILLVLGYIFSLTGIMETLPLSVNAIVLVLAFLFVITAGFASVGLILGSQMESPEGFQLISSFLVTPMFFLSGALFPIDNLPGWLMPFVLLNPATYAVDGIRGVLVGLHQFSIGFDFLVVCLFSGVMILAGTYAFEKMRL, encoded by the coding sequence TACGCGCTCTGGTACCGGGAGTACAAGGTCTTTTTACGCGAGCGCTCCCGGCTTGTTGCATCCGTGGTAAACCCGGTCCTGTGGCTGCTTATTATCGGAGGCGGGTTTGGATCCGTTGTCTCGTTTGGGAACGTGAGCTTTTTGACATTCCTCTTCCCGGGAATCCTTGTCCAGCTCTCGCTCTTCTCTGCGATCTTTTTTGGGGTGTATATTGTCTGGGACAAGAAGATCGATTTTCTAAAAGAGGTTCTTGTCTCCCCGCTCTCCCGGACCTCGATCTTTATCGGCAAGGTCCTTGGCGGGTCCACCGATACCCTCATCCAGCTTGCCATCCTCCTCGTGCTTGGCTACATTTTTTCCCTTACAGGAATCATGGAAACACTCCCGCTCTCCGTGAATGCAATCGTTCTGGTGCTCGCATTTTTGTTTGTGATAACCGCGGGCTTTGCGAGCGTCGGCCTTATCTTAGGGTCCCAGATGGAGAGCCCGGAAGGCTTCCAGCTCATCAGCAGTTTCCTTGTGACGCCCATGTTTTTCCTTTCCGGGGCGCTCTTTCCCATTGATAACCTTCCCGGCTGGCTCATGCCGTTTGTCCTTTTGAACCCGGCCACCTACGCAGTGGACGGGATCCGGGGAGTCCTTGTGGGGCTGCACCAGTTTTCCATCGGTTTTGATTTTCTTGTGGTCTGCCTCTTCTCCGGGGTTATGATCCTTGCCGGGACGTATGCGTTTGAAAAGATGCGGCTGTGA